GTGCCGACGAAACCCTTCTTAATCCTTAAGGTCGCAATTGTAAATAAAGACGCCGTTTTTACCGTAAAGAATCTGGCATATGGAGATTATGCCGCGATAATTGTTCACGACCGGAATGCAAACGGCGAAATAGATCACAGCTTCGGCATGCCAAGCGAACCGCTCGGCTTTTCAAACAACTGGGAACTCGGTTTGTTTTCGGGAATGCCGACATTTGAAAAATTAAAATTTACCTTCTCAAAAACAAATAAATCGCTGAGCGTAAATATGGATGACTGAGATTGAAAATAATCTTCCGGAATAAATACTATTGCTTCACTTTATTCACAAGGTAGTATTGTTTATTCCGGTTGATTTTCCTATAAAATTTCCATATAAAGCGCTCGATTTTTCAAGGAGCCGCAATTCAGATTTAGTATGCGACCGGAAAAGCGTTGATTCAATAATTACTTTTTCATT
This DNA window, taken from Bacteroidota bacterium, encodes the following:
- a CDS encoding DUF2141 domain-containing protein, which encodes MKNVRLSLLLLINLLAVSAFSQTAQTETTFTVHASGFESNTGQAMLRLFRAGDEVPTKPFLILKVAIVNKDAVFTVKNLAYGDYAAIIVHDRNANGEIDHSFGMPSEPLGFSNNWELGLFSGMPTFEKLKFTFSKTNKSLSVNMDD